The following proteins are encoded in a genomic region of Chloroflexota bacterium:
- a CDS encoding aldehyde dehydrogenase family protein — MVRAADVDRAVQAAQAAFASWRTVIPRDRGRLLLRIADALDARGEELARIIALETGNALRTQARNEARLSADIFRYFGGLGSELKGETLPLGEQVLSYTRREPLGVVGAIIPWNAPVLLAALKIAPALCTGNTIVLKTAEDAPLGVLLVARVASEILPPGVLNVLTGLGEECGSALIQHAGIAKLSFTGSTEVGKLVMRAAAERVVPVSLELGGKSSSIVFPDANEDWVVDGIIAAMRFTRQSQSCTAGSRLFLHASIFDSFLEKLAVKVATLRLGDPLDEASDIGTLINEKQFKQVCSYVADGLERADARLVLGGLPPKEGPLSAGYFALPTVFADVSNDWRIAREEIFGPVLVAIRWTDEQDVIRMANDSHYGLAAYVWTHDIGRALRTAHAVEAGWVQVNQGLGQTPGHSYGGYKQSGIGREFSLEGMLESFTQRKNVTVNVQTPPAF, encoded by the coding sequence ATGGTGCGTGCCGCCGACGTGGATCGGGCGGTCCAGGCCGCCCAGGCCGCGTTCGCCTCCTGGCGCACCGTGATCCCGCGCGACCGAGGTCGGCTGCTGCTGAGGATCGCCGATGCGCTGGATGCCCGCGGCGAGGAGCTGGCGCGGATCATTGCGCTGGAGACGGGAAACGCCCTGCGGACCCAGGCTCGCAATGAGGCGCGCCTCTCGGCAGACATCTTCCGCTACTTTGGCGGCCTTGGTAGCGAGCTGAAGGGTGAGACGCTCCCGCTCGGCGAGCAGGTTCTGAGCTACACCCGACGCGAGCCGCTCGGCGTCGTCGGCGCGATCATCCCCTGGAATGCGCCCGTCCTCCTGGCCGCGCTCAAGATCGCGCCGGCCCTCTGCACCGGCAACACCATCGTCCTCAAGACGGCCGAAGATGCGCCGCTGGGTGTGCTGCTCGTCGCGCGGGTGGCCTCCGAGATCCTGCCGCCGGGCGTGCTCAACGTGCTGACGGGCCTCGGCGAGGAGTGCGGCAGCGCGCTGATCCAACATGCGGGCATCGCCAAGCTCTCGTTCACCGGCTCCACAGAGGTCGGGAAACTGGTGATGCGCGCTGCCGCCGAGCGGGTCGTGCCGGTCTCGCTGGAGCTGGGCGGCAAGAGTTCGTCCATCGTGTTCCCCGACGCGAACGAGGACTGGGTGGTTGACGGCATCATCGCGGCGATGCGCTTCACCCGCCAGAGCCAGTCGTGCACGGCCGGCTCACGGCTGTTCCTGCACGCCTCGATCTTCGACAGCTTTCTGGAGAAGCTCGCCGTGAAGGTCGCGACGCTGCGGCTGGGCGATCCGCTCGACGAGGCCAGCGACATCGGGACGCTGATCAACGAGAAGCAGTTCAAGCAGGTCTGTTCGTACGTCGCAGACGGCCTCGAACGGGCGGATGCGCGCCTGGTGCTTGGCGGGTTGCCGCCGAAGGAAGGTCCGCTGTCAGCCGGGTACTTCGCCCTCCCGACGGTCTTCGCCGACGTCTCTAACGACTGGCGCATCGCCCGCGAGGAGATCTTCGGGCCGGTCCTGGTCGCGATCCGCTGGACTGACGAGCAGGACGTCATCCGCATGGCGAACGATTCCCACTACGGGCTGGCCGCCTACGTCTGGACCCACGACATCGGACGGGCGCTGCGGACAGCGCACGCGGTGGAGGCGGGCTGGGTCCAGGTCAACCAGGGCCTCGGACAGACGCCAGGGCACTCGTACGGCGGCTACAAGCAGAGCGGTATCGGTCGGGAGTTCTCGCTTGAGGGCATGCTTGAGAGCTTCACGCAGCGGAAGAACGTGACCGTCAACGTCCAGACGCCGCCGGCCTTCTGA
- the cysK gene encoding cysteine synthase A — MKIADDATQLVGHTPLVRLNRVTEGAVATVVAKLEFYNPAHSVKDRIGVSMIDAAEAAGLIKPDTILVEPTSGNTGIALAFVCAARGYKLVLTMPETMSVERRILLRAYGAELILTPGSEGMAGAIKRAEDIAASDPRYFMPQQFKNPANPEIHRKTTAEEIWADTDGQVDILVAGIGTGGTITGVGQVIKARKPSFKVVAVEPDASPILSGGQKGPHPIQGIGAGFVPDVLDTTVYDEVIRVKNDDAFETARRMGRTEGILVGISSGAAVWAALQVAQRPENAGKLIVVIIPSFGERYLSTPLYAGLADA, encoded by the coding sequence ATGAAAATCGCCGATGACGCGACCCAGCTCGTTGGGCACACGCCCCTTGTCAGGCTCAATCGGGTCACCGAAGGGGCCGTTGCGACGGTCGTCGCCAAGCTTGAGTTCTACAACCCGGCCCACAGCGTCAAGGACCGTATCGGCGTCTCGATGATCGACGCCGCCGAGGCGGCCGGCCTCATCAAGCCCGACACGATCCTCGTCGAGCCGACCAGCGGCAACACGGGCATCGCCCTGGCGTTCGTCTGCGCTGCGCGCGGCTACAAGCTCGTGCTGACCATGCCCGAGACGATGAGCGTCGAACGGCGCATCCTCCTGCGGGCCTATGGGGCCGAGCTGATCCTGACCCCGGGCAGCGAGGGCATGGCCGGCGCGATCAAGCGTGCCGAGGATATCGCCGCCTCGGACCCCCGGTACTTCATGCCGCAGCAGTTCAAGAACCCGGCCAACCCGGAGATCCACCGCAAGACCACGGCCGAGGAGATCTGGGCCGACACCGATGGACAGGTCGACATCCTGGTGGCCGGCATCGGGACGGGCGGCACGATCACCGGCGTCGGGCAGGTCATCAAGGCCCGCAAGCCCTCGTTCAAGGTCGTTGCCGTCGAGCCAGACGCCTCGCCGATCCTCTCTGGCGGGCAGAAAGGCCCGCACCCGATCCAGGGCATCGGCGCGGGCTTCGTGCCCGACGTGCTGGACACGACGGTCTACGACGAGGTCATCCGCGTCAAGAACGACGATGCGTTTGAGACGGCGCGGCGCATGGGGCGCACCGAGGGGATCCTGGTCGGCATCTCGTCAGGGGCGGCGGTCTGGGCGGCGCTTCAGGTGGCGCAGCGGCCTGAGAACGCCGGCAAGCTGATCGTGGTGATCATCCCGTCGTTCGGCGAGCGCTACCTGAGCACGCCACTCTACGCCGGCCTGGCGGACGCCTAG